The Armatimonadota bacterium genome includes a window with the following:
- a CDS encoding YqeG family HAD IIIA-type phosphatase, whose product MGRLLDILEICRPNRTADSIVSVDVADLKSRGIEALLLDLDNTLVPWHGYDVPVEVVSWLRDVEKQGVRMCIVSNTRYPGRLRRLAEQLRVPFVKGRLKPLRSAFRPALELLQVPVERAAVVGDQIFTDILGGNRLGLYTVLVKPMGRREFFGTRISRFFERLILKALAKSSNSLAETAEEREQSAAPGSQSKSRR is encoded by the coding sequence GTGGGTAGGCTGCTGGACATCCTCGAGATATGCCGCCCGAACCGCACTGCCGACTCGATCGTTTCGGTGGACGTCGCCGATCTGAAGTCGCGCGGCATCGAGGCTCTCTTGCTGGATCTCGACAACACCCTCGTTCCCTGGCACGGCTATGACGTGCCGGTGGAGGTCGTGTCCTGGTTGCGGGATGTCGAGAAGCAGGGCGTGCGAATGTGCATAGTCTCCAACACCCGATATCCCGGCAGGCTCAGGCGTCTGGCTGAGCAGCTTCGAGTGCCGTTCGTCAAGGGAAGGCTCAAGCCTCTGAGGAGCGCGTTTCGGCCCGCGCTCGAACTCCTCCAGGTCCCTGTGGAGCGCGCTGCAGTAGTGGGCGATCAGATTTTTACCGATATATTAGGTGGTAACAGGCTTGGTCTCTATACGGTGCTGGTGAAGCCTATGGGCCGCCGCGAGTTCTTCGGCACCAGGATCAGCCGTTTCTTTGAGCGGCTGATCCTGAAAGCGCTGGCGAAGTCGTCTAATAGTTTGGCTGAGACCGCTGAGGAACGGGAACAATCGGCCGCACCCGGCAGTCAAAGTAAATCGAGGCGATGA
- the mltG gene encoding endolytic transglycosylase MltG has protein sequence MTRSRRVAVAAAALVVLILAWLAFVMLATGPKGKVAVMIPKGASASHVAEVLARHRAVRSAFGFKLLAAVTGRSGSLKPGGYEIDPAAGPLSALGKIARGDVSARWVTIPEGYTIRRIGERLDEAKLGRAERFVELASHSGRSFPTSWQHPGDNLEGYLFPDTYLVPVGAREEDIIRMMLDAFGRKIVGPVADDLRSSGMDLHRCVTIASLVEREAAVPKDRALISAVIHNRLRRGMRLEIDATVLYALGGHKERVFYGDLEVDSPYNTYRNDGLPPGPIASPGLDAVRSALHPAAVDYLYYVARPDGSHIFSRTFVEHQQAIKKARRERGG, from the coding sequence ATGACGAGGAGTAGACGAGTTGCCGTTGCAGCGGCTGCCCTGGTGGTGCTGATACTGGCGTGGCTGGCCTTCGTAATGCTCGCCACGGGCCCGAAGGGTAAGGTCGCAGTCATGATCCCCAAGGGAGCGTCTGCCTCACATGTCGCCGAGGTCCTCGCGCGGCACCGTGCCGTCCGCAGCGCATTCGGCTTCAAGCTGCTGGCGGCGGTCACTGGTCGAAGCGGTTCGCTGAAGCCGGGAGGATACGAGATTGACCCTGCCGCCGGGCCTCTGTCCGCGTTGGGTAAGATCGCCCGCGGCGACGTCTCAGCCCGATGGGTCACGATCCCGGAAGGGTACACAATCCGGCGCATCGGCGAGCGACTGGATGAGGCGAAGTTGGGCCGCGCGGAGCGTTTCGTCGAGTTGGCAAGTCACTCCGGCCGGTCGTTCCCGACCTCTTGGCAGCATCCCGGCGACAACCTGGAAGGGTACCTCTTCCCCGACACATATCTGGTGCCTGTCGGCGCGCGGGAGGAGGACATAATCAGGATGATGCTGGACGCGTTCGGCCGGAAGATTGTCGGGCCTGTCGCGGACGACCTCAGATCGAGTGGCATGGACCTCCATCGGTGCGTCACCATCGCATCGCTCGTCGAGCGCGAGGCGGCGGTCCCGAAGGACCGCGCCCTGATATCCGCGGTCATCCACAATCGCCTGAGGAGAGGGATGCGGCTCGAGATAGACGCTACTGTACTCTACGCCCTCGGAGGGCACAAGGAGCGCGTCTTCTACGGAGACCTGGAAGTGGATTCGCCCTACAACACCTATCGGAATGACGGGCTTCCGCCGGGGCCGATCGCGTCGCCGGGTCTGGATGCCGTCAGGTCCGCCCTGCATCCCGCCGCGGTTGACTACCTCTACTACGTGGCAAGACCCGACGGCTCTCACATATTCAGCCGGACATTCGTCGAACATCAGCAGGCGATCAAGAAGGCCCGGAGGGAACGAGGTGGGTAG
- the ruvX gene encoding Holliday junction resolvase RuvX, translating into MRLMGLDIGDRTIGVAVSDELGLGAHPVTVLKRTDSVRKDIGRLRELAEQHEVERIVVGVPIMLSGETGVQAEKVLAFVDELRRRMRVPIETWDERLTTAEAERMLIETGHRREKRREIIDMHAAAVILQTYMDSRKSSAPRERADDEE; encoded by the coding sequence ATGCGGTTGATGGGCCTGGATATTGGCGACAGGACAATCGGCGTTGCGGTGAGCGACGAGTTGGGCCTCGGCGCGCATCCCGTAACCGTGCTGAAGCGCACTGATAGCGTGCGGAAGGACATCGGCAGGTTGCGCGAGTTGGCCGAGCAGCACGAGGTGGAGCGGATAGTCGTCGGCGTACCGATAATGCTCTCAGGCGAGACCGGCGTTCAGGCTGAGAAAGTGCTGGCATTCGTGGACGAGTTGCGCAGGCGGATGCGGGTTCCGATCGAGACCTGGGATGAGCGACTGACTACCGCCGAAGCTGAACGGATGCTGATCGAGACAGGACACAGGCGAGAGAAGCGTAGAGAGATCATAGACATGCACGCCGCGGCCGTCATACTGCAGACCTACATGGATTCGCGGAAGTCCTCCGCGCCGAGGGAACGCGCCGATGACGAGGAGTAG
- the alaS gene encoding alanine--tRNA ligase, with product MLSSELRERFLRFFEGKGCLVAPSDSLVPDDPTLLFSSAGMVQFKPYFVGDRVPPRTRMATAQKCLRTGDLEVVGTTPFHHTFFEMMGNFSFGDYFKDEAISWAWEFLTEVVGFEPDDLWVTVFQTDDEAYGIWHDKIGIPAGRIVRLGEKSNYWPANAPSEGPNGPCGPCSEIFFDFGKDVGCGWPECNPDCDCARFSEVWNLVFMQYNREEGGVLTPLPKKNIDTGMGLERVSAVLQRTPTNFETDLFKPIIDTISEISGKKYAAGNHEADVAFRVIADHIRAMVFCLADGVMPSNVGRGYVLRRVIRRAVLKGRLLELDESFLDKLVPVVVAIMQGAYPELEERQGHITRTLSAEEEKFRRTLEMGMQKLDECIEALLASKKAEMPGMEAFVLYDTFGFPLELTQEIAGERGIAVDVPGFDEAMDAQRRRAREGSDISTDVFAGSLGALAEIEKAEPETEFVGYQAFESLSRIVGILRDGELVDSAQSGDKVDLVLDKTPFYAESGGQVSDVGTVSGDGGELAVEHAAKVGSLVIHSGSVTSGEIKSGEHATARIDARRRMATMRNHTATHLLHKALRTVLGDHVVQSGSLVEPGRLRFDFSHFQAVAPDELAEVEKIVNRAILDDLDLSISETTLEQAREDGAMALFGEKYGGVVRVVRIGDFSVELCGGTHVGRSSQIGLCRILSESSVGAGLRRIEAVTGEGALDHICERERLLASAAEMLKVSPAGVPEAVERMLESARSAERRVEELQKQAAASHAGGLASRAVDCGGVSFLAAKVETSDADQMSSMADRLAESMESAVIVLAGPSDGKVMFVAKVTPDLVKRGFHAGNLVREIAKVAGGGGGGRPDFAQAGGRDASKLDEALSRAEELVRGQAGG from the coding sequence ATGCTGAGCAGTGAGCTGAGAGAGAGATTCCTGAGGTTCTTCGAAGGAAAGGGGTGCCTGGTGGCGCCGAGCGATTCGCTCGTCCCGGACGATCCCACCCTGCTGTTTTCGAGCGCCGGGATGGTGCAGTTCAAACCCTACTTCGTCGGAGATCGGGTGCCTCCCCGCACACGGATGGCCACCGCTCAGAAGTGTCTCCGTACCGGGGACCTCGAGGTGGTGGGTACGACGCCGTTTCACCACACTTTCTTCGAGATGATGGGCAACTTCTCGTTCGGCGACTACTTCAAGGACGAGGCGATCTCCTGGGCCTGGGAGTTCCTGACCGAGGTTGTCGGCTTTGAGCCCGACGACCTCTGGGTGACTGTCTTCCAGACCGACGATGAGGCCTACGGCATCTGGCACGACAAAATCGGGATTCCCGCGGGCCGCATCGTACGGCTCGGCGAGAAGTCGAACTATTGGCCCGCCAACGCCCCCAGCGAGGGTCCGAATGGCCCCTGCGGCCCGTGCTCGGAAATATTCTTCGACTTCGGCAAGGACGTCGGGTGCGGCTGGCCCGAGTGCAATCCCGACTGTGACTGCGCCCGATTCAGCGAGGTCTGGAACCTCGTCTTCATGCAGTACAACCGCGAAGAGGGTGGGGTGTTGACCCCGCTGCCGAAGAAGAACATCGACACCGGCATGGGCTTGGAGCGTGTGTCGGCCGTCCTCCAGCGAACCCCGACCAACTTTGAGACCGATTTGTTCAAGCCGATTATTGACACGATATCCGAGATCTCCGGCAAGAAGTACGCCGCCGGGAACCATGAGGCGGATGTCGCCTTCCGGGTGATCGCCGATCACATCCGCGCAATGGTGTTCTGTCTCGCCGATGGCGTCATGCCATCCAATGTCGGGCGAGGCTACGTTCTCCGCAGGGTGATCCGGCGTGCGGTGCTCAAAGGCAGACTGCTCGAGCTCGACGAGAGCTTCCTCGACAAACTGGTACCGGTCGTAGTCGCGATCATGCAAGGCGCCTATCCCGAGTTGGAGGAGCGCCAGGGTCACATCACACGGACACTCAGTGCGGAGGAAGAGAAGTTCCGGCGAACGCTCGAGATGGGAATGCAGAAGCTCGATGAATGCATCGAAGCGCTTCTGGCCTCGAAGAAGGCCGAGATGCCCGGGATGGAAGCCTTCGTCCTCTACGATACATTCGGTTTCCCGCTCGAACTGACACAGGAGATCGCCGGCGAGCGGGGCATAGCCGTGGACGTTCCGGGTTTCGATGAGGCGATGGACGCGCAGCGCCGCAGGGCTCGCGAGGGCAGCGACATCTCGACCGACGTCTTCGCCGGCAGCCTCGGGGCGCTCGCCGAGATCGAGAAGGCCGAGCCCGAGACAGAGTTCGTCGGCTACCAGGCGTTCGAATCCTTGTCTCGCATCGTCGGCATACTAAGAGATGGCGAGCTGGTGGACTCCGCGCAGTCCGGCGACAAGGTTGACCTGGTGCTTGATAAGACACCCTTCTATGCGGAGTCCGGCGGCCAGGTGTCGGACGTCGGCACGGTTAGCGGCGATGGCGGCGAACTCGCCGTCGAGCACGCGGCGAAGGTCGGATCGCTCGTCATCCATTCGGGCAGCGTCACGTCGGGAGAGATCAAATCCGGCGAGCATGCGACCGCGAGGATTGACGCGCGCCGGCGAATGGCTACGATGCGCAATCACACCGCGACCCATCTTCTCCACAAAGCGCTCCGCACGGTTCTCGGCGACCACGTCGTGCAGTCCGGTTCGCTAGTCGAGCCGGGTCGCCTGCGCTTCGACTTCTCCCACTTCCAAGCCGTGGCCCCGGACGAACTGGCGGAGGTCGAGAAGATAGTCAACCGGGCTATACTCGACGACCTGGACCTCTCGATCAGCGAGACTACTCTCGAACAGGCGCGGGAGGACGGCGCGATGGCTCTCTTTGGTGAGAAGTACGGAGGCGTCGTGCGAGTCGTGAGAATCGGTGACTTCAGCGTGGAGTTGTGCGGCGGTACTCACGTCGGCCGCAGTTCTCAAATCGGCCTCTGTCGGATACTGAGCGAGAGCAGCGTCGGCGCGGGCCTGCGAAGGATCGAGGCGGTGACCGGCGAGGGCGCGCTGGACCATATATGCGAGCGGGAGAGACTGCTCGCATCGGCCGCCGAGATGCTGAAGGTGAGTCCTGCCGGGGTCCCGGAGGCGGTCGAGAGGATGCTCGAATCTGCCCGGTCGGCAGAGAGGCGCGTCGAGGAACTGCAGAAGCAGGCCGCGGCGTCTCACGCGGGCGGCCTGGCATCACGAGCGGTGGATTGCGGCGGAGTCAGCTTCCTGGCCGCGAAGGTCGAGACATCCGATGCGGACCAGATGAGTTCGATGGCCGACAGGCTCGCCGAGTCCATGGAGTCTGCGGTGATCGTTCTCGCAGGACCTTCGGACGGCAAGGTGATGTTCGTCGCCAAGGTCACCCCTGACCTGGTGAAGCGCGGCTTCCATGCGGGGAATCTGGTTCGAGAGATCGCGAAGGTAGCCGGCGGCGGCGGGGGAGGGCGGCCGGACTTCGCGCAGGCCGGCGGACGGGACGCTTCCAAGCTCGACGAAGCCCTCTCGAGGGCTGAAGAACTCGTGCGCGGTCAGGCCGGCGGCTAG
- a CDS encoding sugar kinase, whose translation MAEIVCLGILVADVLAKPVDEYPGRGKLVLADQMELHTGGCATNTGVALAKIGIDTGLVGKVGEDGFGDFVISTVQGHGIDSRGIARDPRNNTSGTMVMIHSDGERSFIHYLGANATLVESDVDFEFVEGAKILHVAGTFLMPSFDGQPTANVLKKAQQMGITTSLDTAWDSRGRWMELLAPCLPYMDYAVPSIEEARMVTGRHEPADVAKALMDRGVKVVGLKMGEDGCYIRSADAEIRIPKYDVDAVDACGAGDAFAAGFLTGVARGWDLEKTGRFANAVGALCVTAIGATTGIRSLEDTLAFMG comes from the coding sequence ATGGCTGAGATAGTCTGCCTGGGTATCCTAGTTGCCGATGTACTCGCAAAGCCCGTTGACGAGTATCCGGGCCGGGGCAAGTTGGTGCTGGCCGATCAGATGGAGCTTCATACGGGCGGATGTGCGACCAATACCGGAGTTGCTCTGGCAAAGATCGGCATAGACACCGGACTCGTGGGAAAAGTGGGCGAGGACGGATTCGGCGATTTCGTGATCAGCACCGTGCAGGGACATGGAATAGACTCGCGGGGAATCGCGCGCGATCCGCGGAACAACACCTCCGGCACTATGGTAATGATCCACTCCGACGGAGAGCGCAGTTTCATTCACTATCTCGGCGCGAACGCGACCCTGGTCGAGTCGGATGTCGACTTCGAGTTCGTCGAAGGGGCGAAGATTCTGCATGTGGCGGGCACCTTCCTCATGCCCTCGTTCGACGGCCAACCGACGGCGAACGTGCTGAAGAAGGCGCAGCAGATGGGCATAACGACATCACTCGACACCGCCTGGGACTCCCGAGGCCGCTGGATGGAGCTTCTCGCGCCGTGCCTGCCGTATATGGACTATGCCGTTCCGAGCATTGAGGAGGCGCGGATGGTCACCGGCCGGCATGAACCGGCGGATGTCGCGAAGGCGCTCATGGATCGAGGGGTGAAGGTCGTCGGCCTCAAGATGGGCGAGGATGGGTGCTACATCCGGTCGGCCGACGCAGAGATCCGAATACCGAAATACGATGTTGACGCAGTGGACGCCTGTGGCGCGGGCGATGCTTTTGCTGCGGGCTTTCTGACCGGCGTCGCGAGAGGCTGGGACCTCGAGAAGACCGGCCGGTTTGCCAATGCGGTCGGCGCGCTCTGCGTCACGGCGATTGGCGCGACCACCGGCATCAGGAGCCTCGAGGATACCTTGGCGTTTATGGGGTAG